atgaccaccctgaagggcagatctcttcacatgctgctccagagcagcgtaggttggcgggatgttctgaacagagttcgtctttgcaaagagctgctttctcgccttgttgacgtccttgcatttgcttgtgcggtcatacaggagtatgacaaacctctcgatgacatgcattgtatcctcttggatgcttgtgggtgcatttgccagactcagcagggcatcagtgagttctggcagcgtgttccatgttgcccaggcagatttcttcccatgtccgacgaaggctgacacagtatcacaccctgtgatggcatgaaacattggaagagcacatgccttctctggaccaagggaggaagctatttcatgggctgcaatgtagcggtagttcttgcctgtcccaaaggctacccagagttcgtctccagctggtagtttctggactaccatcactgctaggaccacgacgtcactgtctactgttcgaacctgtatctggtggtgaccatgttgtgcagcatgtgctacatgtagcatcatgcgggtgtctgcctcttcttggttgcatggtgcgagtgagttgacatcctcttgctgtggaacacagatcacctgctccccatcagtgacgaccagttccttgtcttcttcttgaaaggactctgcaagcatggtggagaggtagctgaagagctccactttgttgctatcaactcgcaggaaactttgccaatttcctggtatgactgctgagtcgacaacacgccgacgtactccctttccacgctgttctctggttgatgccttcagggaatatgctctgtagctgtcccacacaaggtcaagacgtgatacatgttggaaacgttgtacaacgtatgggatgaacacttgctgtgcatattcctcgaacgtgttggcagtacccggcttcaacatctgtacgattactgctccatcgaggacaacagcagtgacagtaggagcttcaaactgaggctcagcatggccttcaaggcacaccagcaagtcactcttgctccctaggtacagtctccctccgtcagataaagctggagggcattgctgattttcatgcctgaagaactcttctagattcccatcacgggtctggcagccgatatataatcgtgcgaagagcgcaacatcattcttcagagatttgacctgttcttttcctttgggtatattgggtcctctcttggtcgcaaacagtggtagcttgttccggtggattgccacctcaatggacttggttctgtccacgatgcattcctttgagaatccttcaaactggtcttggccaatctgcttggcgttacggactgtttctatgactgcagggtctgcgatctcctttgtgtcgagcaccagcaagtcctgactgtcctcctcgaaagggttgcccagctcttcaatgacggccacgagtgagcgcacatctctggcaaaagtgttctgcacacttggtgtctcttcgtggtgacgtgtctcctcttgatcgtgtggatgcagattgaagtcgtcaaattccacaatcactctagcaacctccggtccggcaaccatccagcgcctcagtgcagttggattgtctgtgaggccgatggctcctccatcacccttgacatacgcgttgttctgctcatgtccttggtcaagagggattgctgaaaagatcctcttggtcttctggactgtgaagtgtcccttgctaaactctgtgaagacgtctggatgtttgtttgccagttctgccatgtcccgtagatgcactggtatccatcgggcatagttcgtgtggtctagtgcgaagaaccacggagccagttctgtcagagcatccacgtacatgctaaaattggcttctctcagagatcgcacatagatcagagtggacagctccagtgccaagagtgttgaccagtactgaaactgcggataactctgttctctctgactgcaccagtcttcgaagctttcagggtgctcatcatcttctgtattggtggtgctgtacttgtcataggcacggcttctacagtggtctttgcacgatagtaaagagccaacaaacacttggaatggtacttggcctccagagccaccatatcacccatgctgagcctggctatgagttcattgtccccaacttgcgctgcacacttccgtacgcgtgtgtccacctggaaggttgttacttcatgtagggtctctgtgccagactttccacagaaaaagcaggaggtgccgctggtagtggcttctgaagagtgtgttctggcgcgcttggcctggacattgtcagtactatcaaatgctgagctgcttgcgatgcgtctcttctctgctcttcgtagcattgtgttattgtatttgagcatacatgttttatgccacttggcctggtgggcaaccattgtcgcctcaacaccttgtccttcatctagtctctgtaactgaacagttcttggcagttctccgagttcatcaaatttgaccaagtttgcagccattgtcgtgtatccactcccagggtctcagcgtttagacagtactgggcagacaagtgactctgttgtctcctcttgacatacaagacacagcttccagtttgtctcaggaggtgttgtgggagtacgttgctcaaaagtatcgaccagttggaacttctttgccatggctgcagtctggaacaacgcgtctctgatgtcaggtggtgctgctgctgcctcacctgcaaagacacaaaacaccaccatgttaccacaagttactactacaagcaccatgactatcaacactatactattactgcagccgccgtcactgccaccaacgctgccgctgcaaagtaaaattcattttcttgtgaaatggtagccaaattatttggtaagcacagaagtatgtgtaattgtacaatacttatcacctctagcacacttatcacctttagcatccacaaaaagacaaattatggtacatattcaatgacgctaacggtaaatagcggccattttgaaaaatggccgccaaatgtgctacggggagaatcttgaatgcctccatatccaaaattgttcagaatgtattaatccacatgtgtgccaattttggtgcttttagaacaatttgaacaattggtttcatatttcttactatgccgctgggctataagtAATTGAAACTCAAGATAATCTGGAATTTCACTTGTAAAACCTGAGGAGAGATCAGATACATAATTTACCCGAGCAAACCTTGTATTTAAGGACTCCACttcttttttcatccattttggcgTAATTTCGGGAGAAATAATACATCCCTCTAAGAAGAAACTTCGAACATGGTGTTATTTGCAGTAAATGCTTCTGAGATATGAGTGACATAATTCATTTAGATAACTATTGACCAAATTATCAATTCCTGGATCttctttcaaaaaaaagaaaaaaaaaattcgaaattgGGTTTCGATAAACCAATGACATTGATATAGTTGAATAGtattatggaaaaatattttcttgtaaaGGAAGTTAGGTAAAATGACgcggatttttacccttttttttcttttcttagtgttAAAGGTTCAGGATAGAAAAATACATCGTATTATAAGATCCAGTTTCTGTTTATGCTTTTTACGGAAAATTTTGATCAAATAACTTGAATTTTATTAATGGGTGGGAACAAGAAGTAGCTTCCCAAAACATGAATTCTTTTCTATTGGAAAAAATAATTAGGTGAAAAAATATACGCGCATTCACACATacgtgcacacacgcatatatatatatatatatatatatatatatatatatatatatatatatatatatatatatatatatatatatatatatatatatatatatatatatatatatatatatatatatatatatatatacacacattatatatatatatatatatatatatatatatatatatatatatatatatatatatatatatatatatatatatatatatatatatatatatatatatatatatatatatatatatatatatacatactgaatgatgatatacttgctgcagcagaatatataccctgaaaaatcatgtaaatatcgtgcattagtactaacgccGTCCGGTCATTGCACTACACgcctacttttgccgcaattgcatcgtgCGGTGCATGCACAGACcgcgtacttcttttaattccgtacgacaaacgtgcgtggctcgtacttgtgccgtaagttgcacgtaagtcacacgcacggcttacttgcgttaGATATGCGTCCTGTCTGCGACtaaaaattttcttgactgccgcagaacattttagtgcagcgagtgaagattctgcggctggtatacggcggcctacgaggtccaagactgttgcgtgccccttgcgtcacacccacgatttcacacaaattttgcccgtataccccctGGTAgttggtagtacggccagttgtgcgcACCTTATAAGCGATGAAACTAATCTTCAACGTACGTTTGTTTACTCCCTAATTCACCTGATGAAGAGTCTGAAGATTGAGCCATGTTCGTCTTGTCGCATCTCATGTTTGGCTTCGACTTCCACCACACCCTCGACCACTAGAACTTTGAGCTCTTCTGGGGTGAACTGCTGAACGTCCAGGCACAACTGACCAGAAGAACAATTCCAATAAATCTCAATTAATTGTACTTGGTTATATCCTATTCTTCTGCAGTAGTGGAATGGGAAAAAAAGCAAAACGCAAGAATCATCAAGGAAATTGATTGCCCATAAATGATTtgattaatattcataattttacttGTGTacctgacccgtcaaaaatgtcgtcTAAGCTAAATATTCCAATACCTAAGCACTCACATACGCACACGCGCtcgcacgcacagattcaaccctttcctaactaaacctggctagttcggcaatttgtggaaaatTGAGGTTTCCGAAAGTACCTCATAGGGTACCCCTCTCATATGGTATAAGTACTTTCTCCCCCACCCCTGAGggtaaccggaaagatatatatatatatatatgtatatatatatatatatatatatatatatatatatatatatatatatatatataaatatatatatatatatatatatatatatatatatgtatttatatatatatatatatatatatatatatatatatatatatatatatatatatatatatatatatatatatatatatatatatatatatatacatatatatatatatatatatatatatatatatatatatatatatatatataatcagacacttgttttttattatataagggatgaTACACTAAAAGTTTAGCTCTGTCATTTCGACAATAGGACATATGAGTTTACCAATAATATACAATGTCATTGGAAAAACAGTTACTTCTTTAATCATTGTTAccacatagaagaaaaaaaaagagctctGGCCTCCATAGAATAAGAAGTTCAATAATTTTTCAGAACAATTGTCGGTATCCGTTGTATATTTAGATAGAAAACAGATTTAGTCGATAACTCAATAtttatcagctttttttttttttttttttgcttcctatTGTCAGGAAATGTTGGATGTGACTTCTTTATCATAGCTTATGTAAAGTATATTTACTATTTAAACAATTTAACAAAGTCATACTTTTTTGCACGTGCTGAAGAATAGTTTTCCATCTAACCGTCATTAagttatttcaatttatttaatttggatagtatataaaagtataatacTCATTCAATCAGTGAACTCAAAACATTTATTAGAGACATTATGACTTGCAACATCACCCATTCTCATGAgaaaatacaatttaatcataatatataaaaaatcaaatttctAAAAGTTATTGATGTCTGCAATATTTTATGCAGACAGGTTAATGCAATTGGTCaataatgaaagataaaacaaATTTGTTCTAAGAATTATGATCAATATCAATGTAAAGGGCTATGGAGGTCCTACGGTGGGTGGAAAGTACATGTTATAAATAGATTGTGAGCAGTGATActtgatggaacttcaaaagttcaaacttgcagcgaatgtttatttttatgttgagcaggctaacaTAAATCCCTTTCAATAGATTattcatgaaagatctatattaatattgttactgttcgtaaaatatgttatttcaattgttcattatttctcttattaattatttattacttgatttccttaccttactgggctatttttccctgttggaggccttggtcttataacatcctgcttttacatctaCGGTTGttacctagctaataataataataataataataatagcacaaacctgtttttttcttctgtaacttgtgAGACTCCAGATCGCTCCTTGGGAGGGCGGCGACATCTGGTGTATATCGATGAGGATGGCACGAAAACATCGCCAGCGGACATTCCGCTTCCGAAGTACtgtcgggtaaaaaaaaaaaaaataaatgaaaaaaaaataacattgcatGATCAAGAAACATTCAACCTAATGTCGTATATTTTTTTCTCTGGTTGGTGAAGCAAGTGCATTGAAATTATGTTTGAGTAAACTATGAAATAgctttaaaataagatattcttatcaatttaataaaattaaaatgaaaatgaacatAGAATTTTTAAAGGCAGAAGCATCACAAAAAATAGTATTATCTGTGTACAAAAGGTAGTCTGATATGCACAGTATTTCAATATCTCTTGCAGTGTGAATATGAGAAAGTCAAATTCTTTTTGTAAACTAAATTTTGTATCGCCCAATTTAAGAAATAACTGCATGAGTTAGCCCATGGTAAAAAATGCTCTTAAAATTTAGAGATTTCACCAACAACTACACACAGGAGCTCATACTATATTTCAACTTAACCACATTTAATCCTCTCTCGTACAACAATATTTCAGGCATTCAAAAATACagcatcaaaatatttcattttgcaatATGAACTTGTGTTGTGAGTTTCCTACCAAAGCCAATGATCT
This genomic stretch from Palaemon carinicauda isolate YSFRI2023 chromosome 12, ASM3689809v2, whole genome shotgun sequence harbors:
- the LOC137650588 gene encoding alpha-crystallin B chain-like, which encodes MSHQISMMYHDPSFREFLGDPDIIGDRRESVFDRPYKLFDQYFGSGMSAGDVFVPSSSIYTRCRRPPKERSGVSQVTEEKNRFLCLDVQQFTPEELKVLVVEGVVEVEAKHEMRQDEHGSIFRLFIR